The Enterobacter huaxiensis sequence CGGCCAGCGGGCCTTTGCGCTCGCCGGTGAAATCGCCGACAAACTGCTGGCGTTCAGAAATCGAGTAGCCGTGCTCGTAGTTCTGGTAGTCGTCATGCGTGTGGCGGCGCAGGAAGCCTTCGGTATAGCCGCGATGCGCCAGGCCTTCGAGGGTTTCCAGCAGGGTGGTATCGAACGGTTTACCGGCGGCGGCATCGTCGATGGCCTTGCGGTACACCTGCGCGGTACGGGCGCAGTAGTAGTAAGACTTGGTGCGGCCTTCGATTTTCAGGGAGTGCACGCCCATTTGCGTCAGACGCTCGACGTGCGCGATGGCGCGCAGGTCTTTCGAGTTCATGATGTAGGTGCCGTGCTCGTCTTCAAAGGCGGTCATGTACTCGCCCGGACGTTTGGCTTCTTCAATCATAAACACGCTGTCGGTTGGCGCGCCCACGCCCAGCGTAGGCTCGACGTTGGTGACCGGGATCGGCTCGTGCTTGTGCACGATGTTGCCAATGTCGTCCTCTTTGCCTTCCTGGACGTTATATTCCCAGCGGCAGGCGTTGGTGCAGGTGCCCTGGTTCGGGTCGCGTTTGTTGATGTAGCCGGAGAGCAGGCAGCGGCCGGAGTAGGCCATGCACAGCGCGCCGTGAACGAAGATCTCGATTTCCATCTCCGGCACCTGGGTGCGGATCTCTTCGATCTCTTCCAGAGACAGTTCGCGAGAGAGAATCACGCGGGTCAGCCCCATCTGCTTCCAGAACTTCACCGTTGCCCAGTTGACGGCGTTGGCCTGCACGGAGAGGTGAATGTCCATCTCCGGGAAGTTCTCCCGAACCAGCATGATTAAACCCGGGTCCGACATGATCAGCGCGTCCGGCCCCATATCCACGACGGGCTTCAGGTCACGGATGAACGTTTTCAGCTTGGCGTTGTGCGGCGCGATGTTCACCACCACGTAGAATTTTTTGCCCAGGGCATGCGCTTCGTTGATGCCGAGCTGCAGGTTCTCGTGATTGAATTCGTTGTTGCGCACGCGCAGCGAGTAGCGCGGCTGGCCCGCGTACACCGCATCGGCACCATAGGCGAAAGCGTAACGCATATTTTGCAGCGTTCCCGCCGGGGAAAGGAGTTCCGGTTTAAACATGATTGTTCTCGTTCTGATGACAGGTCAGATCCGCGTGCACCTGGTGCAGCGGTAAGGGGAGATCCCCCACTTTAAGGGCGGGCATTGTAGCGCTGCGGGGCGGGGAGGTAAAGCGTCCTTACCCCTCACCCTGCCCTCTCCCCAAAGGGGAGAGGGTGTTTTAGTCCCCTCACCCCTTTGGGGAGAGGGTTAGGGTGAGGGGAGAATTTTGTCAGGCAATCCTGCACGCATCCGCTTCCCAGCGATACCCCACGCCGTACACCGCGCGAATAAACGACTGGTCGGTGTCGAGCGCCTCCAGCT is a genomic window containing:
- the trhP gene encoding prephenate-dependent tRNA uridine(34) hydroxylase TrhP, which encodes MFKPELLSPAGTLQNMRYAFAYGADAVYAGQPRYSLRVRNNEFNHENLQLGINEAHALGKKFYVVVNIAPHNAKLKTFIRDLKPVVDMGPDALIMSDPGLIMLVRENFPEMDIHLSVQANAVNWATVKFWKQMGLTRVILSRELSLEEIEEIRTQVPEMEIEIFVHGALCMAYSGRCLLSGYINKRDPNQGTCTNACRWEYNVQEGKEDDIGNIVHKHEPIPVTNVEPTLGVGAPTDSVFMIEEAKRPGEYMTAFEDEHGTYIMNSKDLRAIAHVERLTQMGVHSLKIEGRTKSYYYCARTAQVYRKAIDDAAAGKPFDTTLLETLEGLAHRGYTEGFLRRHTHDDYQNYEHGYSISERQQFVGDFTGERKGPLAAVAVKNKFTKGDSLELMTPQGNMNFRLEHLENKKGEAIDVAPGDGHVVWLPVPEEVELEFALLMRNFEGENTRNPHAK